CGGAACAGGTGCCAGCAACGCCAGCAGCGATAACGGAACCTGCAGCAGAGAGAGGTCACCGGATCCTCCGAACAGCGGGCCACGCAATGTGGCGACCATGGGTTCGAGCTGGAGAGCCTTGGCCTGGTCGTCCCCTTCAATCCACAGATGGGCCTTGGCGATGAGATCGGCCTTGAGATGCTTTGGATCAGGACCCTGGATCGTTCCCGAAACATTGACCCGTCCTTCCAAGCGCTCCAGCTCTGGTCCTTTGCTGGGATGGGCAAGGGCATAAGCCTCGAGAGCCCGTCGCGATTGCGCCAACGCTCGTAACTGCCCATCGAGGGAACCGCCGAAAGTATTGATGAACAAAGTTCCGAGATCCTCGGCACGCCCAGCGGCCAGACCGGGATGGGTGTCGTTCCCTCTCAATTGACGGGAAATGAGCGTCAGCCAGGTGACATCAAGACCTTCCGCCTCGATCTGGCTATGCATCCGCCCACCTAGACCTCCACGGCCCTTCAGCCGGATGCTGCCAACCAGGGGAATAAGCGTTGCATCTGCCTGAAAACGTCCATCCGTCAGGGATCCCTCCAAATTGAGGCTCTCCATGGCGACTCCTGCCAAGGAGGGTTCAGCGATCGCTGCAGACCCACTGACCGCGAACGGGGCCATGGCCAGGCTCCCCTCACCCGTCAGCTGGCCAGCCAGCGCTTTGGGCTGGTTGACCGGCGCAACGATGAATCGAAGACCATCGATGTTGAGGTCCGCTGCACTCCATCGGTAGCGGCGTTGCCCACCTCTGGGCGCCAAACCGTCCAGGCGCAACTGCCCCTCACCACGGTCCAGACGCACGGCCTGAGGCCAACCATCTGCAGCGAGCTCGGCCACGAGCGAGCCGGGCACTGAGGGCTGCTGGGCCGCCATCTCAAGGCGAACGCCACGGCCGAGCACACCACTGAGGCGCCCTTGCCAACGCTCGGGAACCTGCAAGGCCCCGAAGCGGGGTTGGTCCAGCATCAGCCTGATATCTGGCTGCAGGGCTGACAGTGCACCGTTCAGTCGCCCCCGCGCCGCCACCCGGCCGTTCAAAGGCGTGCCGACCAAGGGGCTGAAGCGGCTCATTTCCAGAGGTTTGAGTTCAAAGCCGCTCTGCAGTTCACCGGCTTGAAACCGCCCCTGCTCCAGTTGCAGAGGCAGGCGCGCTTCCGCCCGCAGCATCGGGCTGGTGAAGCGATCCAGCACCAGAGCCGAATCACCCGTGGACCATCGGGTCTGGAACGACCAGCGCTCCAGAAGAGGATTCACCGCCTGGCCAAGCTTCAGGGTCAGATCCGGTGAGGCCAAAGCACCACTGACGTCAACGGCTCCAAGGATCGGAGCGGTTTGACCCAACCCTGCCTGAAGCGACGGGACGGCAGACCAGAAGCGGGGATCAATCTGCAGCTCGGTGCTGCGCAGATCCAGGTTGGATCCAATCGTTCCAGCAAGCCCGAAGCGAAGTCCAGGGGCGCTGAGCCGGAGCCGGTCCACCAAAACAGCCGGTTGCTGAGGTTGAAGCCAAGGGGTGCGCCACTGACCATCCAACGTCAGAGCCGTGTTGAGGCCCATGGTCTCCGGCAGCTGGAGCTGACCATCGGCGCTCCACCGGGGCTCCTCCCAGGGGCCCTGAATCCGGAGCTTCAAGCGATCCTTGCTCGCGGGGCTGACATCTGAGCTGCGAACTTCAGCGCGAAGATCAAAGCGTTTGTTCAAAGCCACGGAGCCTGAGGCCAGAGCCTCAAACGATCCGAAACGCAGTGTTGCGGGCTCCAACTTCAGTTGATCACCCTTGCAACCAATGCTGAGGCGACGGCTCTGGACTGACGCAAGTTTGAGACGGTTCAGCCTGACTCCACCCCGGCAGTTCAAGGCGCCACCGGTCCAGCTGATCTGGATATCGCCCTGCAGTTGTCCTGAGGCAGCCAAATCCCCCGCGGGGGCCATGACCGTCCCGAACGGTTGCAGGTTGAGCCGATCCAGCCGACTGCGCAGCCTGAAGCTGGGGCGATCCCAGTGCCCTTGACCATCCAGGCGCAACGAGCCTTTGGAGTCGACCCAGCGCAGTGAAGATTCGGTGCTGAAAAATGCCTCCCCCAGCAGAACCGAGCCCTGGCTGCGGAGTTCAAGGGTCTGCCGCTGAGGGCCGAAACGCAGCCACGCGGGATCAGCCAACTTGTACTGAAGCCCAAGCCTCGGCAGGTCGCCTTCGCCGCTTGCAGGACCAAAGGTCCAGTAACGACCTGCCTCATTGGCCTCTAACTGGCCGCGCAGCTTGTGCAGGGTGATCTGAAGAACCGGCTGCAACCGCCGAAGACTGGCTAGGGGCGCAAGGCTGACCTCAAGTCCCGCCAGGCTCAGTTCAGAACGATCCACCTCTGACGGCAGGATCCGACTGGGGCCAATAGCCATCCCCCAGGGGCGTAATCCCTGGTAGGTGCCGAGTTTCAGCGGATGACCAAGAGGAGCCGAAAGAGCTCGCTCCAAGGTGGGACGGAAGCGGTCAACGGTGTGCTCCGCAACACGATCAAGGGCGATGAAACCCGCTGTTCCAGCACCGATCAGAACGAAACTGCCCGCTGCGAGCAAGGCTCTGCGCCGCGTTTTCCCCATCAGACGCGACGGACATCCCGGAATCTCGCGCAATATAAGGAGACTGTTTTCAGTCCACCAGACCCCATGTCCTTCGATCAGCTGTTGCTCACTGCCGCTCCCTGGCTGGGCTGGTCCGGTCTTGGGCTGGGATTGCTGACAGCTGTTGGTTTCCTCGCCCGTTGGGGCATCCGTTTTCGCCTGGTCGGCGTCAGCAGCTTCACGTTGTTGCTGGCGGTCAGCTGCTGGGCATTCGGCGTGAGCTATACCCCCCCCGTAGTGGTGGAGGGCGCTGTACGGGCACCGATCGTGTTCGACAACGGCAACGACCTGGTCGTGGCACAGGTGCCTACCGACCTGGCGCCCTCAACAGTCCAGGCCACCCTGGAGCAACTGGAAGGGAACCTGCGTGGCTCCGGCCGCAGCAGCAGCACTGTGCTGGTGCGGTTGCGGGGAATCCAGACAGAAGGCGACGGCCAGGGCCGCCCCGTCATCCTTGGCGAGGTCAGCAAGACCTTTCGTTGATGCCGAACTTCAACGACACAATTCAGGAGCTTCCCCAGTCGTTTCGCAGGGAAAAACAGGAGCTTGATCAAGCCGGCATCAACCACTGGTCGTCCATCCGTGACCTCACGGATCTGGAGTTGAGCCAACTGGCCCGCAGCGGTCAGGCATCGGCCCGCAATCTCAAACGGCTACGGGGCATGGCGCACTTGGTCTGCGGGTTGGATCTTCCCCCCCAGGACGCGGCACTGCTAATGCATGCCGGCATTGCCACGCCGGCCGCTTTAGCGGCGTGCAGCCCCGAGCGCCTCGTACGCCAGACCGGCAGGCTGGAGCGCAGCCTCGGGACCAAAAGGCCAGCCGTCGTGGATCTGAAGGTGGCCGGCGACTGGATCCGACGCGCCAAACAACTTGCGAACTGACCCCAACAGCCCTGACTTGATGTCAAATCCTGCGTAAGAAGAATTTATGAGGTTGTCCCCCCTGCGCACAGCTCTGTTTGCTTTGGCTCTGATCGGATCTCCCGCACTTGTGGGTGCTGCTGATTCAGATTTGCTCAACAGCGTCAAACGCAATCCTGAAAAAGCCAAGGCGATGTGTCGTTCATTCCGGGACATGAACGACAACGGCCAGTCGGCCTACTCCAAGAAAGCCACCCGCGAGGTCGCCACAAGTCAGAACCTGAACTTTCAGGATGCGGAAATCCTGGTGACCTACGTCGTGGGGATGCATTGCCCCGATGTCCGCTGAGACCAATGGAGTTCACTGCCGCCATGCGGCGCTGACGCTTCCTGATGGCGTCGTGCTGCAGTCGAGGCTGTGGCACCCCAGCCGGGGCGGACCCTGGCCTGCCTTGCTGATGCGGCAACCCTATGGAAGCCGCATCGCCTCAACGGTCACCTACGCCCATCCAACATGGTGGGCCTCCCATGGATTCCTGGTCGTCGTTCAAGACGTGCGAGGTCAAGGGGAATCGGAAGGCAGCTTCGGGGGGTTTGGTCAGGAAGCGGCCGACACCACCGCCACCCACGCCTGGGTTCGCCAACTGCCGGAATGCAATGGCCGCCTTGGGGCCTACGGGTTTTCGTATCAGGGATTAACCCAGCTCACCGCAGCTGAATCCACGCCGCCACCGGATTGCACAACACCGGCGATGACCGGACTGGACGAACGTCGCCACTGGAGTTGTGAAGGAGGCGCCCACTGGTGGCACCTAGGACTCGGCTGGGGGCTCCAGCTCGCCGCTCTTCAGGCACAGCGACGCGGAGATGCAACGGCCTGGCTGGAAATCCGCAGAAGCCTGGAAGACAACCGTTACCTGCGGGACGGGCCTGCACTGCTGCAACGCCATGACCCTGATGGCATGGCTTGGAGATGGTTGCAAAGCGACCCGGCCCAGGAGCAGCAATGGACGGTTCATCACCCCCCCGTGAGCTGGCTCCAACGCCCGATGCTGTTAATCGGCGGATGGTGGGACCCACATCTGGCAGGCCTTCTCGACCTCTGGTGTCGCAGCCAAGCCGCTGGAGGCCAGCCATCACTCCATATCGGACCGGCCTCCCACCTGCAGTGGTGGCCGGAAACCCAGCAGCTCTTGCTGCAGTTCTTCCAAGAGCACTTACAGGATCGACCACCACTGGAGCCGGCGCCAACCAGCCAGCTCTGGAACATCACGGACCATCACTGGGACGCCATCCCCGCACCAGACGCGCTCGAAGCGATCTCATGGGGACTGCGAAGCCAGGGACTGGCCTGCATCGATCCACACGACGGTGCGCTCGTGACGGATGGAGAGGGAGAGGGCGGCGTCAGCATCGTTCATGACCCCTGGCGACCGGTTCCAGCTATTGGTGGACACCTCGGAACAAGCCCGGGCCCCGTGGACCGCTTTGCGGTTGATCAACGCAGCGACGTCGCAACATTCACCTCTGCACCTTTGGGGGCTGAACTTCTGCTGTCGGGTCAGCCGTTGCTGCTGCTGAACACCCAAGCAGACCAGCCAGGCTTTGATCTCTGCATCAGCCTGTCGCGCCTGCCTGCTGACGCCAACACAGTTGAGCAACTGAGTACGGGCGTCCTGCGAGTTCGAGGGGAAGGGGCGCTGACATCAGCCATCCGCAACGTGACACTTCAACCCCTTCAGGCCGCACTGGCTCAGGGAGATCGCTTGCGGATCTCAATCGCAGCAGCAGCGTGGCCTGCCATTGGCGTCAACCCTGGGCACGACGGCGTGCCCTGCGGAGCACCAAGCCCGGAGCATCGTGTGGTGACGCTGACACTCGAGCTTGCTGACTCCACCCTGCAGCTGAACCCCTTTGCCTCCGGCAGACTGAAGCTCGACTGATGTTTGTGCTTTGAAGCTCTCTGCTGCCCTGCTGGCCATCGCTCTGTCAGCCCCGATCGGGTTGATCAGTCCCGCAGCAGCGGAGGAGCTAACCAGGACTGAACTCACACCAGCCCAGGCAACAGCGGCCGCCGAAGTCCTGCTGGAGGCTCTGAAGGAACGCCAAGGGAACGTGATGCATGGCGCCCTAGCCGCTCCAGTCCAGACCAGTGTTGATGTCAAGACCGTCCAGGCTCGCCTTGACCAACGCGTAGCCATCGAAGCGAGCCGCATTGTCAGCGTGATTCCCGGCTACAACACGACCACAATTGACGCTGTCGTGACCACCGCATCCGGGGACGAAGGGATGCTGATGGTGCTGGACGAGGACGGCAAGCTACTCGCCTGGAAGTGGACCGATCAGATCCAACCCATCGAAACAACAGCGCTGGAATTCACCCGGGACCTTGCGGCAGGCCGTTGGATTGCCGCAAGGTCCAAGATGTCCTTGCAACTTCAGGAAGAGCTGGCTCCTGGAGACCTGGAACGCAAGTGGACCAAGCTCAGCCGAGTCGCTGGTGGTTTCCGCAAGGTCAAGGACGCCGTAATCGCCCACCAGGGGGGGGATCAGCAACTCGTCCTCGTGGCTGTTGCCTTCGGCAAGGCCACATCCAACTTGTTTGTGATCTTCGACGAACGTGGTCGGATCATCAACGTCGACATTTCCAGGGACTTCGTCTGAAGATCAGCGGATTTGTTTCGTAAATCAGGCTTAACATCGCGCCCAATTCTTAGGTCTCCCATGGGTGTCGCCGCAGTCCTCGACTGGATGGTGCAGGACGGCGAACGGTTGGCGAATTGTCGCCATGACCACCCGTTCGCGGTGCTCGGTCCCCAGCCCTCGGATCAGGGTTGGACCGTGCGGATGTGGATGCCAGAGGCCCAAAGCGTGACCCTGCTGGTGGCTGGCGAACAAATCGCCATGACCACGCCGAACCACCCCTGGGTGTTTGAGGCAGAGATCGGCAAGGACCCTGGCCTGGACTACCGGGTCCGAGTCGAACGAGGCGGCATCGTTCACGAACAGCACGATCCCTGGGCCTTCCGTGGTGAATGGATGGGCGAAATGGATCGCCACCTGTTTGCTGAGGGCAACCATCACCACATCTGGCAAAAGATGGGTGCCCACCTCACCGAGCGAGAAGGCATCACGGGTGTGATGTTCTGCCTTTGGGCTCCCAACGCTCTGAGCGTCTCAGTCATCGGAGATCTGAACTCCTGGGACGGACGCCACCACCCCATGCAACAGCGTCTCGGGGGCATCTGGGAATTGTTCATTCCCGGACTCAATGAAGGGCATCTCTACAAATACGAAATCCGCACCCAGGACGGCCACTGCTACCAAAAGGCTGATCCCTACGGTTTCCAGCACGAAGTCCGCCCGGACAACAGCTCCGTGGTGGCCCGCCTGAACGGATACAGCTGGGACGACCAGGAGTGGATGCAGAAGCGGGACAGCAGCAACGCGCTGGATCAACCCATCTCGGTGTATGAAATGCACCTGGGCAGCTGGATCCACGCCTCAGCGGAGGCGCCGTGGATTCAACCTGACGGGACCCCCCGCAAACCGGTCCCTGCGGCGGACATGAAGCCCGGTGCTCGCCTCCTCACCTATGCCGAGCTCGCCGATCGCCTGATCCCCTACGTCAAGGAGAGGGGATTCACCCACATCGAGGTGATGCCGATCACCGAGCACCCCTTCGATGGGTCGTGGGGCTATCAGGTGACGGGTTGGTACGCCCCCACCAGCCGCTACGGAACGCCTGATGAATTCCGGGCCTTCGTAGATCGCTGCCACGCCGAAGGGATCGGGGTGATCATCGATTGGGTTCCTGGCCATTTCCCGAAGGATGCCCATGGCCTTGCTTTCTTCGATGGTGCACACCTTTACGAACACAGCGATCCACGGATCGGGGAGCACAAGGAATGGGGCACCCTGATCTTCAACTACAGCCGCAATGAGGTTCGCAATTTCCTTGTTGCAAATCTGATCTTCTGGTTCGAGCAATTCCACATCGATGGCATTCGTGTGGATGCGGTGGCCTCGATGCTGTATCGCGACTACCTGCGTCCCGATGGGGAATGGCTCCCGAATGAGAACGGCGGGCGGGAAAACACCGAGGCGGTCCGCTTCCTCCAACAAGCCAACCACGTGCTGTTCCAGCACTACCCCGGAGCCCTCTCCATTGCGGAGGAATCAACAACCTGGCCGATGGTGACGCAGCCAACGGACATCGGAGGGCTCGGATTCAACCTCAAATGGAACATGGGTTGGATGCACGACATGCTCGATTACTTCGAGCTGGACCCGTGGTTCCGCCAGTTCCATCAGAACAACATCACCTTCTCGATCTGGTACACCTACACCGAGAACTTCATGTTGGCGCTGAGCCACGATGAAGTGGTGCACGGCAAAAGCCATCTCCTGCACAAAATGCCAGGAGATGACTGGCAGAAGTACGCCAACACAAGGGCTTTGCTGGCCTACATGTGGACGCACCCCGGCAAGAAGACGATCTTTATGGGGATGGAATTCGGCCAGCGGGCCGAATGGAACGTTTGGGGGGATCTGGAGTGGGATCTGCTCAACTACGAACCCCACAAAGGCATCCAGCGACTGGTGGATGACCTCAACGTTCTCTACAAGGCGGAACCGGCCCTGTGGCGTGACGACTTCGACCAGTTCGGCTTCCAGTGGATCGACTGCAATGACAACCGCCACTCCGTCATCAGCTTCATGCGTCGGGAGAGCAGCAGCGGCACCTGGCTCGTGGTGGTGGCGAACTTCACTCCCCAAAGCCACTCCCAGTACCGCGTGGGCGTTCCACTCGCGGGCTTCTACGAGGAGATCTTCAACTCCGATGCGGCCAAATACGGCGGTAGCAACCTCGGCAACATGGGCGGCAAACCGACGGAAGAGTGGGGCATCCATGGCTACGAGAACTCCCTGGATCTCTGCCTGCCACCGCTGAGCCTGATGGTGTTCAAGCACGACCCGAAACGCAGCCTCAGCAGCAGCGAACCTGACAACATCCTGTGACGAAGGTGATGACTATCAGGGGGTGAAGCGCTAGTGGAGCCTTTGATTCAGGTAAGTTTTCGGCTGACCTGACCGGGCTTGATGAGCGACTCTTTACCCCTGCTCCTGCGTGCTGCGCGAGGTGAATCGGTGGAGCGTCCTCCGGTTTGGATGATGCGCCAAGCCGGGCGCTACATGAAGATCTACCGGGACCTGCGGGACAAGTACCCCAGCTTCCGTGAGCGGTCCGAAAACCCAGATCTCTCCTATGAGATCTCGATGCAGCCGTTTCGTGCCTTCAAACCCGACGGCGTGATCCTGTTCTCCGACATCCTCACGCCCCTGCCGGGGATGGGGATTGACTTCGACATCATCGAGAGCAAAGGTCCCCAGATTGGCGACCCCATCCGGAGCATGGCCCAGGTGGATGCCCTGCACCCGCTGAACCCAGCCGAGTCGATGCCCTTCGTGGGAGAAGTTCTGGGACGTCTCCGCGAAAGCGTCGGAAACGAGGCGGCTGTTCTTGGTTTCGTCGGTGCCCCCTGGACCCTCGCCGCCTACGTGGTGGAGGGCAAGAGCAGCAAGAACTACGCGGTGATCAAGGCCATGGCCTTCCGCGAGCCTGACATGCTTCACAAGCTGCTCGACCACTTCGCTGAGTCGATCGCCAATTACCTGCGCTACCAGATTGATTCCGGGGCTCAGGTGGTGCAGATGTTTGATTCCTGGGCTGGCCAGCTGAGCCCTGCTGATTACGACACCTTTGCTGCGCCTTATCAGAAAAAAGTGGTGGATCTGGTCAAGCAGACACACCCTGATACCCCCTTCATCCTCTACATCTCCGGTAGCGCCGGTGTGCTCGAGCGGATGGCCAACACCGGCGTCGACATCATTTCGCTGGATTGGACGGTGGACATGGCCGAAGCCCTGGCGCGGTTGCCGGAGCACATCGGTGTTCAGGGCAATGTGGACCCCGGCCTGCTGTTCGGCACCCCAGAGGCGATCGAGGCTCGCATCGATGACTGCGTCCGCAAGGCCCGCGGTCGCAAGCACATCCTCAACCTGGGCCATGGAATCCTGCCGGGAACTCCCGAGGAGAACGGTGAAGCCTTCTTCCGCTCCGGCAAGAGCGTGATGGACCGTCTCGGGGCTGCCGTTTGACCCGCATCCTGGTGACCGGCGCCAGCGGCTGCGTCGGTCAGTACGTCTCCCGCTGGCTGCTGGAGAATTCCGAGGCAGAGTTGCTTCTCTGGCTGAGGGACCCCGCCAAGCTCAATGCTGTTCCTGCAGACCACCCACGCATCCGCCTTCTGGTGGGGGATCTTCGGGACACAGACCGGTTTGCCCATGAGCTGGCAACCATCAACCGGGTGATCCACACCGCCACAGCCTGGGGTGATCCCGAGCGGGCCGAACAGGTGAATGTGGTGGCCGTGAAGCGGATGCTTGAGCTTCTGGATCCAGCCAAGCTGGAACAGGTCATCTATTTCTCAACGGCCAGCGTGCTCGACCGGCACCTACGTCCCCTGCCGGAAGCTCTGGCCTACGGCACGGAATACATCCAAACGAAGGCGCGCTGCCTCAGGGATCTTGAACAGCACCCCCTGGCCAGCAAAATCATCGCGGTGTTTCCCACCTTGGTGTTTGGCGGACGGGTCGATGGGACCAGCCCCTTCCCCACCAGCTATCTCACCGAAGGCTTGGCTGAAGCGAGCCGTTGGCTGTGGCTGGCCCGTTGGCTGCGGGTGGATGCGAGCTTCCACTTCATCCATGCGGAAGACATCGCACGCATCTGCGGCCTGTTGTCAACACATCCCCATGAGCCAAACCGTGAGCCCGGTCAAGGGGCGCTGCGCCGTGTGGTCATGGGTCAACCAGCCATCTCGGTGAACGACACCGTGGCTACTCTCTGCCGGTGGCGAGGTGTTGCTCGCACGCCAGGCATTCCGCTCTGGCCATGGCTGATTGAAACCCTGATCCGCGTTCTCCCTATTGAAGTGAACGCTTGGGACCGATTCAGCATTCGGCAGCGCCACTTCATTCACGACCCGGTGACGCAGCCGGAACGCTTCGGTGGCCGCAGCCATGCCCCGGACTTAGCAACAGTTCTTAGTGATTCCGGCCTACCCAATCGCGGAAGCCCGAGAGCTTCGCGTAAAATCTCTGGATCGACATAGCTCTTTCATGCGCTCCGTCATCCGCACCGTTGCAGCTGCTTGCTGCGCCTTCCTGATGCTGATTGGCCTCAACGTTGGCAGCGCTCAAGCCGCCACCGTTGAGGTGAAGCTCGGCACAGACGCCGGCATGCTCGCTTTCGAACCTGCCACCGTGAACATCAAGGCAGGCGACACCGTCAAGTTCGTCAACAACAAATTGGCACCTCACAACGCTGTCTTCGAAGGCAACGATGAGTACAGCCACTCTGATCTCGCCTTCAGCCCCGGCGAATCCTGGGAAGAAACCTTCGCTACCGCTGGCACCTTCGACTTCTACTGCGAGCCCCACCGTGGTGCTGGCATGGTCGGCAAGGTGATCGTCGAGTGATTCCAAAATTTCTCTAGAAATTAAGGTTTCATCCCAACTGAACTGACAACCCTGAGCTGTGTGTCAATCACAGCTCAGGGTTCTTTTTTTTGCCAGAAACGATGGATACCTTGGAGTATTGAACGGATTTTGATGGCACGCGCTGCAGGCCTGATCCTGACGCTCTTGATGATCGTCGGTTCGACTGATCTGCTGTCAGCCCCGGCGATGGCGATGGACACCTCAGCCTTTGAGCAAGGCGAGCAGATTTTCAACAGCAACTGCGCGGCCTGTCACATGGGAGGCGGCAATGTGATCAGCGCCAAACGCACGCTGAAGATCAGCGACTTGAGCAACCACGTTGAGGCCTACACGAGCGCCCCTTTGGAGGCTCTGGAGCATGAAATCGAGGATGGCCTCAATGCAATGCCCGGCTATGCCGACAAACTGAGTGAAGAGGAGATCATTGCGGTGGCCACCTACGTCGAACAACGGGCTGAATTGGGCTGGTAAGTGCGATGAGTCGTGAAGCTCTTCAAGATTTTCTGCGGGCGATCGAGCATCACCAGGGATTGCGACGCGATGCTGCGCGTTGCAGCGATGACATCGAATTGCTGGCCCTGGCCCAGCGCCATGGCTTCGACGTGATCCAGCGAGATCTCCGCGACGATGCTCAGGAATCAGCCATCACTCGCTGGTTTAAAACCAGCAGGATCCAACGCTCCTTTCAATCACCACCCTCTCAATCAAGACCGTCCTGATGGCCGTTGTCACCCTGCTCAGTGATTTCATTGATGGCACCAGCATGGCTCTGGCCGAAGACACCGATGCCGCCGATCTGAACGCCTTCATGACCGCCAATCAAGGCCGGCTCTGGGCAAGCGTGCAACAACGCCGAAGGCAGCGACGTCAAACCGTCGTGCGCCGCGGCCCTGGAACGGTGTACTTCGCAGCGAATGCCACCGGCGCAGCCACTGTGGAGCGCTACCTCAGCAGCGAAACAGGATCAGAAGAGGAAGCCGCCGCCATGCAGGCCATGCAGGCCGCAGGGGTGGAAATTGCACCCCATGTGGGGGCTGACCGCGAGCGCGATGCACTGCTCAACGGTCAATTGCGGGGGCTGACCGACCAAGCCAAGGCCGAGGGTTTCGGCTGAACCAACCGACCACGACCCAATGACGCTTCCCGACAACCCCCTGGGCCTAGAGAGTTTTGAGGAACTGGTCGACTGGACCGTCTCCTACCTCCACTTCAAACACGCACTTGAGGTCATTGCCTTCACCCCAGAGATCGCGACGGCCTACCTGAACAACTTCAGCGACTTCAAAAGTCGCTACGCCACGGAGATGAAAAAGCAGGACATCCTGGAAGCCCGTCTTCCCAAGGAGATGCGAGAGACGATTGAGGCCGAAAACGCTCACCGTGCATTGCTGAGGCAGCTCCTCAACGGTTGATCAAGCATCAACTCAGCGCACGTCCTGACTCGCCAGATCAGACCCTGAATGAGACTGAATCTCACGAAGCGGGATGGGCCTGTTTGGCAGCCTTCAGCACACCGAGGTAGAGGTCTTCGTCAATCTCGCGGATGTCGTACTCCGTCGGCTTCACCCCGTGATGGTGCTCATGGACGACCATCCAACAGCTGCGCTCCAACTCTCCGCCAGCTGTCGACGACAGCGCCAAACTCTTCTGGACGAGAGACTCCACCAGCTGTGGATCAGACATCGGCCCTTCTCAGTTCGGCGAACTCTAAAAACCCATTCCGGTTTGCCGCCCCGTGGTGAGAGCACCCAACCGAATTCTTCGGTTTGCCCCCTCGGGCCTCGCATCAATCGCCATACGGTGAACGGAGTTTGAAGCGCATCAGAGATGCAACCCACGGCGGAACAGTTCACTGAAAAAGCCTGGGCCGCCATCGTCGCCGCCCAGCAACTGGCGCAAACCAGCAAACATCAGCACCTTGAAACGGAGCATCTGCTGCTGGCTCTTCTGCAGCAGAACGGTCTGGCTGGCCGAATTCTGAGCAAAGCAGGTGTCGACGTCGCCAATTTCCAAGCGTCGGTCGAGACCCATCTCAAGCAGCAACCCAGCCTTGGATCTCCACCGGAATCAGTCTTTCTGGGACGTTCCCTGAACAGCTGCCTGGATCGAGCAGAAACAGCCCGTGATGGATTCAGCGACAGCTACATCGCTATCGAACATCTGTTGCTGGCCTTGGCAGACGATGAGCGCTGCGGAAGGCAACTGCTCAGCCAAGCGGGCGTTGATACCACCAAACTCAAAGAAGCCATTACTGCTGTGCGAGGCAACCAGACGGTGACCGAT
This genomic interval from Synechococcus sp. UW69 contains the following:
- a CDS encoding c-type cytochrome yields the protein MARAAGLILTLLMIVGSTDLLSAPAMAMDTSAFEQGEQIFNSNCAACHMGGGNVISAKRTLKISDLSNHVEAYTSAPLEALEHEIEDGLNAMPGYADKLSEEEIIAVATYVEQRAELGW
- a CDS encoding NAD(P)-dependent oxidoreductase gives rise to the protein MTRILVTGASGCVGQYVSRWLLENSEAELLLWLRDPAKLNAVPADHPRIRLLVGDLRDTDRFAHELATINRVIHTATAWGDPERAEQVNVVAVKRMLELLDPAKLEQVIYFSTASVLDRHLRPLPEALAYGTEYIQTKARCLRDLEQHPLASKIIAVFPTLVFGGRVDGTSPFPTSYLTEGLAEASRWLWLARWLRVDASFHFIHAEDIARICGLLSTHPHEPNREPGQGALRRVVMGQPAISVNDTVATLCRWRGVARTPGIPLWPWLIETLIRVLPIEVNAWDRFSIRQRHFIHDPVTQPERFGGRSHAPDLATVLSDSGLPNRGSPRASRKISGST
- the glgB gene encoding 1,4-alpha-glucan branching protein GlgB — its product is MGVAAVLDWMVQDGERLANCRHDHPFAVLGPQPSDQGWTVRMWMPEAQSVTLLVAGEQIAMTTPNHPWVFEAEIGKDPGLDYRVRVERGGIVHEQHDPWAFRGEWMGEMDRHLFAEGNHHHIWQKMGAHLTEREGITGVMFCLWAPNALSVSVIGDLNSWDGRHHPMQQRLGGIWELFIPGLNEGHLYKYEIRTQDGHCYQKADPYGFQHEVRPDNSSVVARLNGYSWDDQEWMQKRDSSNALDQPISVYEMHLGSWIHASAEAPWIQPDGTPRKPVPAADMKPGARLLTYAELADRLIPYVKERGFTHIEVMPITEHPFDGSWGYQVTGWYAPTSRYGTPDEFRAFVDRCHAEGIGVIIDWVPGHFPKDAHGLAFFDGAHLYEHSDPRIGEHKEWGTLIFNYSRNEVRNFLVANLIFWFEQFHIDGIRVDAVASMLYRDYLRPDGEWLPNENGGRENTEAVRFLQQANHVLFQHYPGALSIAEESTTWPMVTQPTDIGGLGFNLKWNMGWMHDMLDYFELDPWFRQFHQNNITFSIWYTYTENFMLALSHDEVVHGKSHLLHKMPGDDWQKYANTRALLAYMWTHPGKKTIFMGMEFGQRAEWNVWGDLEWDLLNYEPHKGIQRLVDDLNVLYKAEPALWRDDFDQFGFQWIDCNDNRHSVISFMRRESSSGTWLVVVANFTPQSHSQYRVGVPLAGFYEEIFNSDAAKYGGSNLGNMGGKPTEEWGIHGYENSLDLCLPPLSLMVFKHDPKRSLSSSEPDNIL
- a CDS encoding Nif11-like leader peptide family natural product precursor, translating into MSREALQDFLRAIEHHQGLRRDAARCSDDIELLALAQRHGFDVIQRDLRDDAQESAITRWFKTSRIQRSFQSPPSQSRPS
- the hemE gene encoding uroporphyrinogen decarboxylase — protein: MSDSLPLLLRAARGESVERPPVWMMRQAGRYMKIYRDLRDKYPSFRERSENPDLSYEISMQPFRAFKPDGVILFSDILTPLPGMGIDFDIIESKGPQIGDPIRSMAQVDALHPLNPAESMPFVGEVLGRLRESVGNEAAVLGFVGAPWTLAAYVVEGKSSKNYAVIKAMAFREPDMLHKLLDHFAESIANYLRYQIDSGAQVVQMFDSWAGQLSPADYDTFAAPYQKKVVDLVKQTHPDTPFILYISGSAGVLERMANTGVDIISLDWTVDMAEALARLPEHIGVQGNVDPGLLFGTPEAIEARIDDCVRKARGRKHILNLGHGILPGTPEENGEAFFRSGKSVMDRLGAAV
- the petE gene encoding plastocyanin, which codes for MRSVIRTVAAACCAFLMLIGLNVGSAQAATVEVKLGTDAGMLAFEPATVNIKAGDTVKFVNNKLAPHNAVFEGNDEYSHSDLAFSPGESWEETFATAGTFDFYCEPHRGAGMVGKVIVE